One genomic region from Thalassotalea sp. PS06 encodes:
- the hppD gene encoding 4-hydroxyphenylpyruvate dioxygenase, producing the protein MTDVKNPIGLCGIEFTEYATPDTDFMDKVFEEFGFSRVRKFKGKDIVYYNQNDIHFLMNNERGGFSAEFAKSHGPAICSMGWRVKDAQFAFEEAVRRGAKPATDATNKDLPYPAIYGIGDSLIYFIDVWGDKGSIYQNDFELLPEADRNMVEDKGFMAIDHLTNNVYQGTMEKWANFYKEVFGFQEVRYFDIKGQKTALVSYALQSPCGNFSIPINEGKGTNNNQIDEYLDEYNGPGVQHLAFITKDLVGSLDKLGRDNIDTLNILPSYYDDVFDRIPWIKEDKQRIQEHQILVDSQKENTYLLQIFTKNIFGPIFIEMIQREGDFGFGEGNFQALFESIELNQMERGTL; encoded by the coding sequence ATGACAGACGTTAAAAACCCTATCGGTTTATGTGGTATTGAATTTACTGAGTACGCCACACCAGATACAGATTTTATGGATAAAGTATTCGAGGAATTCGGTTTCTCACGTGTCCGTAAATTTAAAGGCAAAGATATTGTTTATTACAACCAGAATGACATCCACTTTCTGATGAACAATGAACGTGGTGGATTTTCTGCTGAGTTTGCAAAGTCTCACGGCCCGGCTATTTGCTCCATGGGCTGGCGCGTAAAAGATGCGCAATTCGCGTTTGAAGAAGCAGTGCGTCGTGGTGCCAAGCCAGCTACTGATGCTACCAATAAAGATCTACCTTATCCGGCAATCTATGGTATCGGCGATAGCTTGATTTACTTCATCGATGTATGGGGTGATAAAGGCAGCATTTATCAAAACGATTTCGAATTATTACCTGAAGCCGACCGTAACATGGTTGAAGACAAAGGCTTCATGGCAATCGATCACCTGACCAACAATGTTTATCAGGGCACGATGGAGAAATGGGCAAACTTCTACAAAGAAGTATTTGGTTTCCAGGAAGTACGTTACTTTGATATCAAAGGCCAGAAAACCGCTTTGGTTTCATATGCACTTCAGTCTCCATGCGGTAACTTCAGTATCCCAATCAATGAAGGTAAGGGTACTAACAACAACCAGATTGATGAGTACCTTGATGAATACAACGGCCCTGGTGTACAACATTTAGCGTTTATCACCAAAGATTTGGTGGGCTCGTTAGACAAACTAGGTCGTGATAACATCGATACGCTAAATATTCTGCCATCTTATTATGATGATGTTTTTGATCGCATCCCATGGATCAAAGAAGACAAGCAACGTATTCAGGAACACCAGATCCTGGTTGATAGCCAGAAAGAAAATACCTATTTGCTACAGATTTTCACTAAGAACATCTTTGGCCCTATTTTCATCGAAATGATCCAGCGTGAAGGTGATTTTGGTTTTGGTGAAGGTAACTTCCAGGCCTTGTTTGAATCCATTGAGCTGAATCAAATGGAGCGTGGTACGCTTTAA
- a CDS encoding metal-dependent hydrolase family protein, which yields MSMFLRGFKSITQLALVTSCITFSISVFSFEEEPLPQTLIKNVKVWDGTSKKLSGPQDVLIEGELIKSIGKGLKANNDATVIDGKEMTMIPGLIDMHSHFCIQEGMLVGRNDYDQMAMGARAYVAMLQYLDQGFTTARSAGCNDLGIAKAINNGLLKGPRIFPSGGFLSQTGGHADTGSFNDQPGSTDDLERHGFGYIVDGKTEVRRAARQNFRAGATQIKLMAGGGVASEFDPIHATQFSVEEFEAAVEVARDYGSYVLVHAYHDRSVNRAIDAGVRVIEHNFLVSEDTIERMADEGVALSAQAVMSLEAFGDPESITFFSPDQKAKAEAVNKGATQMFKWALEHDVLIVTGGDMFGPAYNNRQADNMVWMQKVGATPYQIMKMGTSNAAEVLSWSGDMNPYKYGDLGVIKEGAYADLVLVDGNPLEQLELLNEYETKFKLIMKNGEVHKNIID from the coding sequence ATGTCTATGTTTTTACGTGGTTTCAAATCCATTACCCAGCTAGCTCTGGTCACGTCATGTATTACGTTTTCCATTTCGGTTTTTTCTTTTGAGGAAGAGCCATTACCGCAAACCTTAATTAAAAACGTAAAGGTTTGGGATGGTACCTCCAAGAAGCTGAGCGGTCCTCAGGATGTATTAATCGAAGGCGAATTAATTAAGTCCATTGGCAAAGGCCTGAAGGCCAATAATGATGCTACAGTCATCGATGGTAAAGAGATGACCATGATACCCGGGTTAATCGACATGCATTCACATTTCTGTATTCAGGAAGGCATGCTCGTCGGACGCAATGATTATGATCAGATGGCAATGGGCGCAAGGGCCTATGTCGCTATGCTGCAATACCTGGATCAGGGTTTTACCACGGCAAGAAGTGCCGGGTGTAACGATTTAGGCATCGCCAAAGCGATCAATAATGGCCTGTTAAAAGGTCCACGAATTTTTCCTTCCGGCGGCTTTTTAAGTCAAACTGGCGGTCATGCTGATACCGGCAGTTTTAACGACCAACCTGGTTCTACTGATGATTTAGAGCGTCATGGCTTTGGTTATATCGTTGACGGCAAAACCGAAGTTCGCCGTGCGGCCAGACAAAATTTCCGAGCCGGTGCCACGCAAATCAAACTTATGGCTGGTGGCGGTGTAGCCAGTGAATTCGATCCCATTCATGCTACGCAATTCTCTGTAGAAGAGTTCGAAGCGGCGGTAGAAGTAGCCAGGGATTATGGTTCTTACGTCCTGGTTCATGCATATCATGATCGTAGTGTAAACCGCGCAATCGATGCCGGTGTCAGAGTTATTGAGCATAACTTTTTGGTTTCCGAAGATACGATTGAACGCATGGCGGACGAAGGCGTAGCCCTCTCAGCACAGGCAGTTATGTCGTTAGAAGCTTTTGGCGACCCGGAATCCATTACCTTTTTCAGCCCGGATCAAAAAGCAAAAGCTGAAGCTGTTAATAAAGGCGCTACGCAAATGTTTAAGTGGGCACTGGAGCACGATGTGTTAATTGTAACCGGTGGCGATATGTTTGGCCCTGCTTACAATAATCGTCAGGCTGATAACATGGTCTGGATGCAAAAAGTCGGCGCAACCCCTTATCAAATTATGAAGATGGGAACATCAAATGCCGCTGAGGTGCTTAGTTGGTCTGGAGATATGAATCCCTATAAATATGGCGATTTAGGGGTGATAAAAGAGGGCGCTTATGCCGACCTGGTGCTGGTTGACGGTAATCCTTTAGAACAGCTGGAATTGTTAAATGAGTATGAAACCAAATTTAAGTTGATTATGAAAAATGGTGAAGTCCATAAAAACATTATTGATTAG
- a CDS encoding DUF4097 domain-containing protein, protein MKYKTIAAVLTSTLLLSGCIIHVGAASADVELNEELTMPAEGIAHLDISAGAGSLNVVGLEGATEIVVNAEIHTTDDKNFTFTLEQDGDTAVLVAEHGSTDGFWNGNSPHINVQVTLPKDMMLTVDDGSGETSITDLNGDLKVNDGSGSMDIARIQGKVDVEDGSGSLSISQVSGNVYVDDGSGSTTVANVGGDVKVDDGSGELVIKDIVGEVTIYDGSGSITVKDAGGLTITESGSGGLNVSGVKGGFNVDS, encoded by the coding sequence ATGAAATATAAAACCATTGCTGCAGTTTTAACCTCTACTTTATTACTTTCCGGTTGCATCATTCACGTTGGCGCAGCTTCCGCTGACGTAGAATTAAATGAAGAATTGACCATGCCAGCTGAAGGTATTGCACATTTAGATATCAGCGCTGGTGCGGGTAGCTTAAATGTTGTTGGCCTTGAAGGCGCAACCGAAATCGTTGTAAATGCCGAAATTCACACCACTGACGACAAAAACTTTACCTTTACCTTGGAGCAGGACGGAGATACCGCGGTATTAGTTGCCGAGCACGGCAGCACCGATGGTTTCTGGAATGGCAATTCTCCACACATCAATGTTCAGGTTACCTTACCGAAAGACATGATGCTGACGGTTGATGACGGTTCCGGTGAAACTTCGATTACCGATCTCAATGGTGATCTTAAGGTTAATGACGGTTCTGGCTCAATGGATATTGCCCGTATTCAGGGTAAGGTAGATGTTGAAGATGGTTCTGGTTCGCTAAGCATCAGTCAGGTAAGTGGCAATGTTTACGTTGATGACGGTTCTGGTTCTACAACCGTAGCCAATGTTGGCGGCGATGTTAAAGTTGATGATGGATCAGGTGAACTGGTTATCAAAGACATAGTTGGTGAAGTAACCATTTACGATGGCTCTGGCTCAATTACCGTAAAAGATGCTGGAGGCCTGACAATTACCGAGTCTGGCTCTGGCGGCCTTAACGTCAGTGGCGTCAAAGGTGGCTTCAACGTCGATAGCTAA
- a CDS encoding lyase produces the protein MRRLQRLINFGLALAVTLTAIPSKGADSQLSIDIKEWQVPWADTRPRDPAVDSNGLVWFCGQSGNYLASLNPGSGEFKQYELPDGTYPHNLIIDEDDYIWYAGNRNSHIGRLNPNNGAIQRIDMPVKNPIDPHTLVFDNAGNIWFTAQWGNKVGRLNVKSLQVDLVDSPLPESRPYGIKIDSDNNPWVVLFGTNQLAKVESERMQFALHALPEAGERPRRLEIDNKDQVWFLDHELGYMGRYQPETQRFSQWQMPEGAQANLYGSALDDQQRLWVAVTGTSPNQLRVFDTEKEAFISSADIPSGGGTIRYMYYHAKDDTVWFGTDANTIGRAKLNQAGN, from the coding sequence ATGAGAAGGTTACAAAGATTGATAAATTTTGGTCTGGCTCTCGCTGTTACGTTAACAGCCATACCGAGTAAAGGTGCGGATTCTCAACTTTCGATTGATATTAAAGAGTGGCAGGTTCCCTGGGCGGATACCCGACCACGGGATCCCGCGGTTGATAGCAACGGATTGGTATGGTTTTGTGGGCAATCAGGCAATTACCTTGCATCTCTCAATCCTGGATCGGGAGAGTTTAAGCAATATGAATTACCCGATGGTACCTATCCGCACAATTTGATAATCGATGAAGACGATTACATTTGGTATGCCGGAAATCGCAATAGCCATATCGGCAGGCTAAACCCAAACAATGGTGCAATTCAACGTATCGATATGCCAGTTAAAAACCCTATCGACCCGCACACGCTTGTCTTTGATAATGCCGGGAATATCTGGTTCACCGCTCAATGGGGAAACAAAGTAGGGCGGCTGAACGTCAAAAGTTTACAGGTCGATCTAGTGGATTCGCCTTTGCCCGAATCTCGCCCTTATGGCATAAAAATCGATTCTGACAACAACCCCTGGGTCGTGTTGTTTGGTACCAATCAGTTGGCAAAAGTTGAAAGCGAACGTATGCAATTTGCCTTACATGCTCTGCCAGAAGCAGGGGAGCGACCACGTCGATTGGAGATTGACAATAAAGATCAGGTTTGGTTTCTGGATCATGAGTTAGGGTATATGGGACGTTATCAGCCAGAGACCCAGCGCTTTAGTCAATGGCAGATGCCTGAAGGCGCTCAGGCTAATTTGTATGGCTCGGCATTAGATGATCAACAGCGGTTATGGGTTGCCGTTACCGGCACCAGCCCAAATCAGTTGAGAGTGTTCGATACCGAAAAAGAAGCCTTTATCTCGTCAGCGGACATTCCAAGCGGCGGCGGAACCATTCGCTATATGTATTACCACGCTAAGGACGATACCGTGTGGTTTGGAACGGATGCTAACACCATAGGTCGAGCAAAGCTAAACCAAGCAGGTAATTGA
- a CDS encoding NuoM family protein: MIFTHIIVILMVSALISLLIGKRMVSALPYVATTGVIFSFILLASFANNNHDLFHQPMPLLSVSWIPSLGIEYATFIDSLSFILVALTLILALVCILVSFREITENQPFYYFNLLAALAGIVGVFAAADLFLFFFFWEVMLLPMTALIAIWGHENRRYAAIKFFIFTQVSSLLMLVAIIIMAFIYQQQFGEMSFNYFDWQQLDIAMPLQYWLMIGFFVAFAVKLPSFPFHTWLPDAHTQAPTAGSVLLAGVLLKTGAYGLMRFVLPLFEQAAISFAPIAITLGVMSIIYGAVMAFAQTDFKRLVAYSSISHMGFVTLALFSFSTIAYHGAIVTLVAHGLSSAALFAMAGMLYQRLHTRELSKMGGLFASAPRMGGMLLAFVAGAFGMPGLLNFIGEFMTLTGTFANYPTATVFAATAMIGSAIYGMYLFQQSFQGKPGANADIQDLRAHEWLLCSLLFGLLLYLGLFPQALLMHFDAIYPATADAQIIGGRL, encoded by the coding sequence ATGATTTTTACGCATATTATCGTGATCCTGATGGTCAGTGCCCTGATAAGTTTGTTGATTGGCAAACGCATGGTAAGCGCATTACCGTATGTGGCAACAACCGGGGTGATATTTAGCTTCATATTGCTCGCAAGCTTTGCCAATAATAATCATGATCTTTTCCATCAGCCAATGCCTTTGTTGTCTGTGTCCTGGATCCCGAGCCTTGGTATCGAATACGCCACATTCATCGATAGCCTGAGCTTTATTCTGGTGGCTCTTACTCTGATCCTGGCGCTAGTGTGCATCCTTGTGTCCTTTCGGGAAATTACCGAAAACCAACCATTTTATTATTTCAACTTGCTGGCCGCGTTAGCCGGTATTGTCGGTGTGTTCGCCGCCGCCGATTTATTCCTGTTTTTTTTCTTCTGGGAAGTCATGTTGTTGCCAATGACAGCACTGATTGCAATATGGGGACATGAAAATCGCCGCTATGCCGCGATAAAGTTCTTTATCTTCACTCAGGTCTCCAGCCTGTTAATGCTGGTTGCCATCATTATCATGGCGTTTATCTATCAGCAGCAATTTGGCGAGATGAGTTTTAATTATTTTGACTGGCAACAACTTGATATTGCCATGCCATTGCAATACTGGTTGATGATAGGCTTCTTTGTTGCTTTCGCCGTTAAATTACCGTCTTTTCCTTTTCATACCTGGTTACCTGACGCCCATACCCAGGCGCCCACCGCCGGTTCGGTTTTACTTGCCGGAGTTTTATTAAAGACCGGAGCCTATGGCTTGATGCGTTTTGTCTTGCCATTGTTCGAACAGGCGGCGATAAGTTTCGCTCCGATCGCGATTACTTTAGGGGTGATGTCGATAATCTATGGGGCGGTAATGGCGTTTGCGCAAACCGATTTTAAACGCCTGGTGGCCTATTCATCTATCAGTCATATGGGCTTTGTCACCCTGGCATTATTCTCTTTTTCAACCATTGCTTACCATGGCGCTATTGTCACCTTAGTTGCCCATGGTTTAAGCAGTGCTGCATTATTCGCGATGGCAGGTATGCTGTATCAGCGCTTACACACCCGGGAGCTCAGTAAAATGGGCGGGCTGTTTGCTTCAGCCCCGAGAATGGGCGGTATGTTATTAGCATTTGTTGCCGGTGCATTTGGAATGCCGGGGTTGTTAAATTTCATCGGCGAATTTATGACCCTGACCGGCACCTTTGCTAATTATCCAACCGCAACAGTATTCGCGGCAACAGCGATGATTGGTTCAGCGATATATGGCATGTATCTGTTCCAGCAAAGTTTTCAGGGCAAACCGGGCGCCAATGCCGATATCCAGGATCTCCGTGCCCATGAATGGTTGTTGTGTAGTTTATTGTTCGGTCTGTTGCTTTATCTTGGTTTATTTCCACAAGCGTTACTGATGCACTTTGACGCGATTTATCCGGCGACGGCTGATGCACAAATCATTGGAGGCAGGCTATGA
- the nuoL gene encoding NADH-quinone oxidoreductase subunit L → MDTLSLLPFFPLLSFILLIVLSKRLSWTLATIIALVGVGLSFTASIAVIGELNQISQGSDAAENGLTRVLWTWFMLGEHEVRFAFYVDHLTAVMIAVVTGVGFLIHGFAAAYMRDDQDYSRFMAYMNLFICAMLLLVLAENLVLLYLGWEGVGLCSFLLIGFWYKDPANAIAARKAFIVTRIGDTLLALGLFYLFMETNTLNIQEILAQQQQSPLSADAAWWIALLLLGGAVGKSAQLPLQTWLPDAMAGPTPVSALIHAATMVTAGVYLIARMQGVYLLAPEILNLVAWVGSITLLIAGFAALAQEDIKRVLAYSTMSQIGYMMLGLGAGANVAAITHLMTHAFFKALLFLGAGAIILAVHHQQDIFKMGGLLKRMPLISVLFLIGIAALIAFPGTSGFVSKEAIIGELWQSPTAGPVFWWMAVIGALITSVYSFRLVFITFFGDYRGEHQLHAQRHFLIVLPLSLLAVLAIIGGYIPTGLEQVFIAPEGEQANTPGWLHTAAIAIPLIGIAVAYFIYFPHKDSPQPSPGMSFLYQFNRSGLGFDDTYNAFFVKPFVWIAHLNRSDLVDQIVKLISWNTFTWSSAFKAVQSGRLRWYAATLGIGTGILLLGVML, encoded by the coding sequence ATGGATACCTTAAGCCTGCTACCTTTCTTTCCGCTACTGAGCTTTATTCTACTTATCGTATTGTCGAAACGTTTGAGTTGGACATTGGCGACAATCATTGCGCTTGTGGGGGTAGGGCTTAGCTTTACTGCGAGTATTGCCGTTATTGGTGAGTTAAACCAAATTAGTCAAGGCAGTGATGCCGCTGAAAATGGCCTGACCCGGGTGTTATGGACTTGGTTTATGCTCGGCGAGCATGAAGTCAGGTTTGCATTTTATGTGGATCATCTAACCGCCGTAATGATCGCTGTCGTTACCGGGGTTGGCTTTTTGATTCATGGTTTCGCCGCCGCTTATATGCGCGATGATCAAGATTACAGCCGTTTTATGGCGTATATGAACTTGTTTATCTGCGCCATGTTGTTACTGGTACTGGCTGAAAATCTGGTACTGCTGTATCTCGGCTGGGAAGGCGTTGGTTTATGCAGCTTTTTGCTGATTGGTTTTTGGTACAAAGACCCAGCTAATGCCATTGCCGCCCGAAAAGCTTTCATCGTAACCCGAATCGGCGATACCTTGTTGGCCTTGGGCTTGTTTTATCTGTTTATGGAAACCAATACCCTCAACATTCAGGAGATATTGGCGCAGCAACAACAATCACCGCTTTCAGCAGATGCCGCATGGTGGATTGCGTTATTGCTATTAGGTGGTGCTGTAGGTAAATCTGCACAATTGCCCCTACAAACCTGGTTGCCGGACGCCATGGCTGGACCCACACCCGTTAGTGCGCTGATTCATGCCGCAACCATGGTTACCGCCGGTGTTTATCTGATTGCCAGAATGCAGGGAGTCTATTTACTGGCTCCGGAAATTCTCAACTTGGTCGCCTGGGTTGGCAGTATTACCTTATTAATCGCCGGATTTGCCGCGCTTGCACAGGAAGATATCAAGCGTGTTCTGGCATACTCAACCATGAGTCAGATAGGTTACATGATGCTCGGTCTCGGTGCCGGTGCCAATGTTGCCGCGATCACTCATTTGATGACCCATGCGTTTTTCAAAGCCTTATTATTCTTAGGGGCAGGAGCCATTATTCTTGCCGTGCACCACCAGCAGGATATTTTCAAAATGGGCGGCCTGCTCAAACGCATGCCTCTGATTTCGGTATTGTTCCTGATTGGTATTGCTGCCTTGATTGCATTTCCGGGGACTTCGGGGTTTGTCTCAAAAGAAGCGATCATCGGCGAGCTCTGGCAATCGCCAACCGCGGGACCTGTATTTTGGTGGATGGCGGTAATTGGCGCGCTTATTACCAGTGTTTACAGCTTCCGCCTGGTGTTTATTACCTTTTTTGGTGATTATCGCGGTGAACATCAGTTACATGCACAGCGCCACTTTCTTATCGTTTTACCCTTATCCTTGCTCGCCGTGCTGGCCATTATCGGCGGATATATCCCAACCGGGCTGGAACAGGTATTTATTGCGCCAGAAGGAGAGCAAGCCAATACACCTGGCTGGCTGCATACCGCAGCAATCGCTATACCTTTAATCGGTATTGCGGTGGCCTATTTTATCTATTTCCCTCACAAAGATTCGCCACAACCCAGTCCCGGCATGTCATTCCTATATCAGTTTAATCGCAGTGGCCTTGGCTTTGATGACACCTACAATGCCTTTTTCGTCAAACCTTTTGTGTGGATAGCACACCTCAATCGCAGTGATCTTGTTGATCAGATAGTGAAACTGATTAGTTGGAATACCTTTACCTGGAGCAGCGCCTTTAAAGCGGTGCAAAGTGGTCGGTTACGCTGGTATGCGGCCACGCTAGGCATAGGCACAGGGATATTGTTATTAGGAGTCATGTTATGA
- a CDS encoding NADH-quinone oxidoreductase subunit N, which yields MNIEHFIAIAPQLILSLAIVMQLLLIAFKRSQHSIAFFTVSAILLALFAHYPAIAHVNLAVTPLLFVDVFSLTLNVLILSCSLVAVWVSYGYLRSAAEFHDEYYVLLLLAVLGANILVLSNHFAAIFLGFELLSLSLVGMIGYLHLREHTLEAGFKYLILSATASSIMLLGMAFVYGATADMTLAYQTPQQQDLQLLGQAGLVLIMVGFCFKLSLVPFHTWTPDVYHGAPMPVTLMLATVSKAAMFAILIKFWLVSAIFENQTLQFLLLGIAIASMLVGNLLALTQKNIKRLLAYSSIAHMGYLIIVLAIQSQQSVAWALKSGVFYILVYIIATLVIMIYLSGRSKAHGEHDNDEWQDWQGMIWQRPLQASCLILALLSLAGIPLTAGFIGKFYLFTVAIENQLWGAIAALIVGSGIGLYYYLSIIFCIVAKPEKATEPVNKATGTNLGNFTISHATVMTMLTAIILLLGLFPDILASQLIFQSEQITVIFSEASQKF from the coding sequence ATGAATATTGAACATTTTATTGCCATAGCACCGCAGCTAATACTGTCCTTGGCAATCGTTATGCAGCTATTGTTAATTGCCTTTAAGCGCTCGCAGCACAGCATTGCTTTCTTTACGGTTAGTGCGATATTGCTGGCTCTATTTGCCCATTACCCAGCAATCGCCCATGTCAATTTAGCCGTTACACCACTGCTATTCGTTGACGTGTTTTCATTAACGTTAAATGTGTTGATCTTATCCTGTAGCCTAGTGGCGGTTTGGGTCAGCTATGGTTACCTGCGTTCCGCTGCTGAGTTTCATGATGAATACTATGTGTTGTTATTGCTGGCGGTACTTGGTGCCAATATCCTGGTGTTATCAAACCATTTCGCCGCGATTTTTCTTGGCTTTGAACTCCTGTCCTTGTCGTTAGTTGGAATGATTGGCTACCTCCACCTTCGCGAGCATACCCTTGAGGCCGGATTCAAGTACTTGATTCTTAGTGCCACCGCGTCCTCGATAATGTTGCTGGGAATGGCGTTTGTGTATGGCGCCACGGCAGACATGACGCTGGCATATCAGACACCACAGCAACAGGATTTGCAGCTGCTGGGGCAGGCTGGCCTGGTGCTAATCATGGTTGGTTTTTGTTTTAAGCTTTCGCTCGTACCTTTTCATACCTGGACACCCGATGTCTATCACGGCGCACCCATGCCAGTAACCTTGATGCTTGCTACCGTTTCTAAAGCGGCGATGTTCGCCATTTTAATCAAGTTCTGGCTGGTATCAGCCATATTCGAGAACCAGACGTTACAGTTCTTGCTCCTTGGTATCGCCATAGCTTCAATGTTAGTGGGCAATTTGTTGGCGCTAACCCAGAAAAATATCAAACGATTACTTGCCTATTCATCTATCGCTCATATGGGGTATTTAATTATTGTTTTGGCAATACAAAGCCAGCAATCCGTCGCCTGGGCACTAAAATCCGGGGTGTTTTATATTCTTGTCTATATCATCGCGACACTGGTGATCATGATTTATCTGTCCGGGCGTTCAAAAGCTCATGGAGAGCACGACAACGATGAGTGGCAGGATTGGCAGGGAATGATTTGGCAGCGACCATTGCAGGCAAGTTGTCTGATTCTGGCGCTGTTATCTTTAGCTGGGATCCCTCTGACAGCCGGCTTTATTGGTAAGTTTTATTTGTTTACGGTCGCCATCGAAAATCAGCTTTGGGGGGCGATTGCAGCGCTTATCGTCGGTAGCGGTATTGGCTTATATTATTATCTCAGCATCATCTTTTGTATTGTTGCCAAACCAGAAAAAGCCACAGAGCCAGTCAATAAAGCGACGGGTACAAACCTTGGTAACTTCACGATCTCTCACGCTACGGTAATGACCATGCTTACGGCGATTATCCTTTTGCTTGGCTTATTTCCGGATATTCTCGCCAGTCAATTGATTTTCCAATCCGAACAAATAACCGTCATTTTTAGTGAGGCGAGTCAAAAGTTTTAA
- a CDS encoding DEAD/DEAH box helicase: MTDIINAKNGFEALGLPEFILSSLEKLGFATPTPIQEKTIGPLMAGRHVLGEAQTGTGKTAAFGLPALANIDVSIRKPQMLVLAPTRELAIQVAEALEEFAANMRGLRIATLYGGQSYGPQLSQLEKGAQVVVGTPGRLMDHLRRKTLKLGDISFCALDEADEMLNMGFLEDIEWILDHLPEQTQMALFSATMPPAIRKVANRFLVDPEHVKIAAEKKAKANITQLAWKVTGINKNTAVERIVETYDYDALLIFVRTRNDTITVAEQLERLGYPCAALNGDMNQAQRERTVEQLKNGKISIMIATDVVARGLDIPRIDLVLNYDLPGDTESYVHRIGRTGRAGREGTAISFVRPREMYNLRHYERATSGNINTFELPSIQEIGQRRIERSRQELVETVANVELDNMVEILTKMAQESDLSVEQLAAAMLYKAQLKQPFQPKEDPKPRRERGDREGRSRDRNERRGRDRDRGERGGRGERPERRRSQAARSDVDWQTYRLEVGKEHGAKPGDIVGAIANEIALDSAYIGQINLHDRHSFVQLPKGMPKEAYNQLRKVRVRRQELDISVSEAPVVTQQRRPRANRQSR; this comes from the coding sequence ATGACTGATATTATCAATGCCAAAAACGGCTTTGAAGCCCTTGGCTTGCCTGAATTTATCCTTTCCTCACTTGAAAAGCTTGGCTTTGCAACGCCAACTCCAATTCAGGAAAAAACTATTGGACCTTTGATGGCTGGCCGCCATGTGCTTGGTGAAGCTCAAACAGGTACCGGTAAAACCGCTGCTTTTGGTTTGCCTGCGCTAGCCAATATTGATGTAAGCATCCGCAAGCCGCAAATGCTGGTTTTGGCTCCAACTCGTGAGCTGGCGATTCAGGTTGCTGAAGCTCTGGAAGAATTTGCCGCAAATATGCGTGGTCTGCGTATCGCGACCTTATACGGTGGTCAATCTTATGGTCCACAATTATCACAACTTGAGAAAGGTGCTCAGGTAGTTGTAGGCACGCCAGGTCGTTTAATGGACCATTTACGTCGTAAAACCTTAAAGTTAGGTGATATCTCTTTCTGTGCCCTTGATGAAGCCGATGAAATGTTGAACATGGGCTTTTTGGAAGACATCGAGTGGATCCTTGATCACTTACCAGAACAAACGCAAATGGCATTGTTCTCGGCAACCATGCCACCGGCAATTCGCAAAGTTGCGAACCGATTTTTGGTTGACCCAGAGCACGTTAAAATTGCTGCCGAGAAAAAGGCAAAAGCGAATATTACCCAGTTGGCCTGGAAAGTTACAGGTATCAACAAAAATACCGCAGTTGAACGTATCGTTGAAACCTACGATTACGACGCGTTATTGATTTTCGTACGTACTCGTAATGACACCATTACTGTTGCAGAGCAATTAGAACGTCTTGGTTATCCGTGTGCGGCACTAAACGGTGACATGAACCAGGCACAACGTGAGCGTACTGTGGAACAGCTGAAAAATGGCAAGATCTCAATCATGATCGCCACCGATGTTGTTGCTCGTGGTTTAGATATTCCTCGTATTGATTTGGTATTGAACTATGACTTACCGGGCGATACCGAATCTTACGTTCATCGCATCGGTCGTACCGGCCGTGCTGGTCGTGAAGGTACTGCGATTTCATTCGTTCGTCCTCGCGAGATGTATAACCTGCGTCATTATGAGCGTGCTACCTCAGGTAATATCAATACCTTTGAATTACCAAGCATTCAGGAAATTGGTCAGCGCCGAATCGAACGTTCACGTCAGGAATTAGTAGAAACCGTTGCTAATGTTGAGCTGGATAACATGGTGGAAATCTTAACTAAGATGGCCCAAGAGTCGGATTTAAGTGTTGAGCAACTTGCTGCAGCGATGCTTTACAAAGCCCAGCTTAAGCAACCATTCCAGCCGAAAGAAGATCCAAAACCACGTCGTGAGCGCGGTGATCGTGAAGGTCGTTCTCGTGACCGCAATGAACGTCGTGGTCGTGACCGTGATCGCGGTGAACGCGGCGGTCGTGGTGAGCGTCCAGAGCGTCGTCGCAGTCAGGCAGCTCGCTCTGATGTTGATTGGCAGACCTACCGTCTGGAAGTTGGTAAAGAGCATGGTGCAAAACCAGGTGATATCGTTGGTGCCATCGCTAACGAGATTGCTTTGGATAGTGCTTATATTGGCCAGATCAACTTACACGATCGTCACAGCTTTGTTCAGCTTCCTAAAGGCATGCCTAAAGAAGCTTACAACCAGCTGCGTAAAGTACGTGTGCGTCGTCAGGAACTGGATATTTCTGTCTCAGAAGCACCTGTGGTTACCCAACAACGCCGCCCTCGCGCCAACCGCCAAAGCCGCTAA